One Candidatus Omnitrophota bacterium DNA segment encodes these proteins:
- a CDS encoding MATE family efflux transporter, producing MNSSKPAQGGMREVIGVALPMMVSHACDTVMTFTDRMFLSRLGPDLMNASMAGGLSAYMMMAFFLGLTGYATAVIAQNLGAGRKDRCSITLSQAVLIACVAYPILLLCRPLMHSLFEATGIGAAQLAPQKLYFNILLSAVILSLLRQCLSSFFSGIGRTRIVMLASLVTLLVNVGVNYLLIFGKLGFPALGIQGAAYGTITGTVCGLAILLSSYLSAANRREFGIDRSLRFDSQVMRTLLRFGYPAGVEMFLNLLAFTLIVLLFHSAGEVSATAATLMFNWDMVSFVPLIGVEIGVTSLVGRYMGARDPETAHRATMSGLKVGWMYSLVILLFFVCFPGLLVDLFHTSDAGGVFARARPTAVFMVRTASLYVMVEAVLVVFIGALRGAGDTFWTMCYSVTLHWILAPVVFVMLKVVGASPEAAWVALVLSFLLLTIPLILRYLGGSWKTIRMLPGETEAVAATAAIIPDTFHEPPDL from the coding sequence ATGAACTCCTCCAAACCGGCCCAGGGCGGGATGCGTGAGGTCATCGGCGTTGCTCTCCCGATGATGGTTTCCCACGCCTGCGATACGGTCATGACTTTCACGGACCGCATGTTTTTGTCCCGCCTGGGTCCGGATCTGATGAACGCCTCGATGGCCGGCGGCCTCAGTGCTTATATGATGATGGCCTTTTTCCTCGGCCTCACAGGCTATGCAACGGCCGTGATCGCGCAGAATCTGGGCGCGGGCCGCAAAGATCGCTGCTCCATTACGCTGAGCCAGGCAGTCCTCATTGCCTGCGTCGCCTATCCCATCCTCTTGCTTTGCAGACCTTTGATGCACAGCCTTTTTGAGGCCACGGGGATCGGAGCTGCGCAGCTTGCGCCGCAAAAGCTCTACTTCAATATCCTGCTTAGCGCCGTGATTCTGAGTCTGTTGCGTCAATGCCTGAGCAGTTTCTTCTCGGGTATCGGCCGGACGCGGATTGTGATGCTGGCTTCCCTGGTGACCCTGCTCGTCAATGTGGGGGTCAATTACCTTCTTATTTTTGGAAAGCTGGGCTTCCCTGCCTTGGGTATTCAGGGAGCGGCTTATGGCACGATTACAGGCACGGTCTGCGGCTTGGCCATTCTCCTGAGCTCTTATTTGAGCGCGGCCAACCGCCGGGAATTTGGAATTGACCGTTCTCTGCGTTTTGACTCCCAGGTGATGCGCACCTTGTTGCGCTTTGGGTACCCGGCCGGGGTGGAGATGTTTCTGAACCTCCTGGCCTTTACCCTGATCGTCTTACTTTTTCATAGTGCGGGGGAGGTCTCGGCCACTGCTGCGACGCTCATGTTCAATTGGGATATGGTTTCCTTTGTGCCGCTCATTGGCGTGGAGATCGGAGTGACGAGCTTGGTGGGCCGTTACATGGGCGCGCGCGATCCGGAAACAGCCCACCGGGCCACCATGTCGGGGCTAAAGGTGGGCTGGATGTACTCCCTGGTAATTCTCCTGTTCTTTGTGTGCTTTCCGGGCCTGCTCGTGGACTTGTTCCACACAAGCGATGCAGGAGGGGTGTTTGCCCGGGCCCGGCCCACGGCAGTGTTCATGGTGCGCACAGCCTCTCTCTATGTCATGGTCGAGGCGGTATTGGTGGTGTTTATCGGAGCCCTGCGCGGAGCCGGGGACACTTTCTGGACCATGTGCTATTCCGTTACTTTGCACTGGATCCTCGCCCCGGTCGTGTTTGTGATGCTCAAAGTGGTGGGGGCCAGCCCCGAAGCCGCCTGGGTGGCCCTGGTCCTCAGCTTCTTGCTGCTGACAATTCC
- a CDS encoding zf-HC2 domain-containing protein, with translation MSPHISEIDLNTYFDGELPEPKAGEIRAHLESCEFCQERYEELRALSQALFSTAPWSEDNAFVEGVMDRVRQESAPATRLWQFPALRIPDWTLDLGWAAAPVLALGLFLFVVNGNGAELPATGLNLFSQNSGQNTAVDALLEDNWDAGDVLEYTLGEWS, from the coding sequence ATGTCACCACACATATCCGAAATCGATCTAAACACCTATTTTGACGGCGAATTGCCTGAGCCGAAGGCCGGGGAAATTCGTGCCCATCTTGAAAGCTGCGAGTTCTGCCAAGAGCGCTACGAAGAGCTAAGGGCTCTATCGCAGGCGCTGTTTTCCACGGCGCCCTGGAGTGAAGACAATGCTTTTGTCGAGGGGGTGATGGATCGGGTCCGGCAGGAAAGCGCCCCCGCCACACGGCTGTGGCAGTTCCCGGCGTTGAGAATCCCGGATTGGACCTTGGATTTAGGATGGGCGGCAGCCCCGGTCCTGGCTCTGGGGCTTTTCCTCTTTGTCGTCAACGGGAACGGCGCAGAATTGCCTGCCACGGGCTTGAATCTTTTTTCACAGAATAGCGGCCAAAACACAGCTGTTGATGCATTGCTCGAGGACAATTGGGATGCGGGAGACGTCCTCGAATATACTCTAGGAGAGTGGTCATGA
- a CDS encoding sigma-70 family RNA polymerase sigma factor, with protein MHDAAVVQEVLSGHPDAYATLVARHQGPLRRYCYSVLGNQTDADDAAQEVFIKAYKSLKRFRGQSKFSTWLYRIAVNHCKDLLRQKGRRPAFSWEQLVEKEGEKAEVLALDPTNPREEMERAELRDRILGQLSEDYRQVLTLREVEGLSYAEIAEILDSSLDSVKAKLRRARSELRDKLGHFRTPGNV; from the coding sequence ATGCACGACGCGGCCGTTGTCCAGGAAGTTCTTTCCGGTCACCCTGATGCTTATGCCACCTTGGTGGCCAGGCATCAGGGGCCGTTGCGCCGTTACTGCTATTCTGTATTGGGAAACCAGACGGACGCCGATGATGCTGCCCAAGAGGTGTTCATCAAGGCGTACAAATCCCTCAAGAGATTTCGGGGCCAATCCAAATTTTCCACCTGGCTTTATCGAATCGCCGTGAATCACTGTAAGGACCTTCTCAGACAGAAAGGGCGCCGGCCGGCCTTCTCCTGGGAGCAGCTTGTGGAGAAGGAGGGGGAAAAGGCAGAGGTTTTGGCCCTGGACCCCACGAATCCCCGCGAAGAGATGGAGAGAGCCGAACTGCGGGATCGGATTTTGGGGCAGCTGAGTGAGGATTACCGCCAGGTCTTGACACTTCGGGAGGTGGAAGGCCTTAGCTACGCGGAAATTGCGGAAATCCTGGATTCTTCCCTGGATTCGGTCAAAGCGAAGCTGCGCAGGGCCCGGTCGGAACTCCGGGATAAACTGGGACACTTCCGGACCCCCGGAAACGTCTAA
- a CDS encoding malate dehydrogenase has product MAYLTQDKLVIAGAAGMIGSNMMQSVLTQRLTPNVCGYDPFAKGLEGAAEEMYHCGFEGANLTWTTDIAKAFKGAKYIISSGGAPRKEGMTREDLLKGNAEIAAQLGKDIKQYCPDLKILNIIFNPADVTGLIALVHSGLEPKRVMTLAGLDSTRLQTALSQHFGVPQDDVTGCRTYGGHGEMMAVFSSTVKVQGKALDDLIGTDALPEEKWAEIRQHVIQGGKRVIQLRGRSSFQSPSHQAVAMVAAAMGGKAYPWPCGGYINSDGFGHTLMALESKITQNGVKYSLPKGTAAEMAALKESYKHLAKLRDEVIEMGILPPTSEWSEVNPNL; this is encoded by the coding sequence ATGGCCTATCTGACACAAGACAAGCTCGTGATTGCCGGTGCGGCCGGCATGATTGGTTCCAATATGATGCAATCCGTTCTCACCCAGCGACTGACGCCCAATGTCTGCGGGTATGATCCCTTTGCCAAAGGGCTCGAGGGAGCGGCGGAGGAGATGTATCATTGCGGGTTTGAAGGGGCCAATCTCACCTGGACCACAGACATCGCGAAGGCTTTTAAGGGAGCCAAGTACATCATTTCTTCCGGGGGCGCGCCCCGCAAGGAGGGCATGACCCGCGAGGACCTCCTCAAGGGAAACGCCGAGATCGCCGCCCAGCTGGGCAAGGACATTAAGCAGTACTGTCCGGATCTCAAAATCCTCAACATTATCTTTAACCCGGCGGATGTTACGGGCTTGATTGCTTTGGTGCACTCGGGCCTGGAACCCAAGCGGGTTATGACCCTTGCCGGCCTGGACAGCACGCGTTTGCAGACAGCCTTGAGCCAGCACTTTGGTGTTCCCCAGGACGATGTCACGGGTTGCCGCACCTATGGCGGCCATGGCGAAATGATGGCCGTTTTTTCCTCTACCGTGAAGGTTCAGGGCAAGGCCTTGGACGATTTGATCGGGACCGATGCCCTCCCTGAGGAAAAGTGGGCGGAGATCCGCCAGCATGTGATTCAGGGAGGCAAGCGCGTGATCCAGCTCCGGGGCCGGTCCTCCTTCCAGAGTCCCAGCCATCAGGCTGTTGCGATGGTGGCCGCGGCCATGGGCGGAAAAGCCTATCCTTGGCCCTGCGGCGGGTACATCAATTCAGACGGATTCGGGCACACCTTGATGGCTTTGGAGAGCAAAATCACCCAGAACGGGGTGAAATACTCACTGCCCAAGGGCACGGCAGCGGAGATGGCCGCTTTGAAGGAATCTTACAAGCACCTGGCCAAACTGCGTGACGAAGTCATTGAGATGGGGATCTTGCCTCCCACATCCGAGTGGTCCGAGGTCAATCCGAATCTCTAG
- a CDS encoding efflux RND transporter permease subunit — MCEKLIAYFAERHLLTNLIFLTVLIGGVFAWQQTSKEEMPAITFDHVHVSVRYPGAPAEDVEYFVTRPLEEELRNVDGVYRLTSTSSVGQSSIDVELERGIPNIEEVLTEIRSTVLDVNLPDDIIDDPNVRVFKTAKKAILDIALIHKDARLLDLETRKQLQEYALALETQLLSLPQVSDINRRGYLQEEIQIRAYPERLVRYDIPFNTVLREIRENHIRQPAGSLEAREEPKVTVLSELDSPEKFREFIIQGGFEGQVVRLGEVAEVESGFEKNDSIIKVNGHEAVILNAVKSTSSGILEALDVVEAVVGKFRVQNLKDTPIELFLLDDESIDVRNRLSLISLNGGIGFVLILGMLFVFLNKRSGLWVAMGIPFSLCATMIGGHLMGYTINGTTLAAVIIVLGIVVDDAIVVAENINRLLRQGVAEAKAVVEGTSFVLLPIVASILTTCVAFIPLYFFEGRFGAFIEFIPPVIFLMLGASLFESLFILPAHMQLPMPLFLRRFSGSTRREAPESREKVHWFEGIEDLYAAFLKRVLPYRLFVFLGFGLLLVLASVVLTQKMKYEMFPNEETRDLVLTGETRSQMTRYETAEKIQEIEDVIAPYLGKEVVGFRSGIARSRRGGSAEENKFRITIEIVPKEKRRKSANQLIAEIEQKVKGLEGYGKVEFRKSRWGQESGSPIEILVQQNNDAVRAQILETLVEEMQKYSELRDVEIDEGLMIPEYRIRLNREKLKRLSISPSDVASTFRAALEGSVLYEFSDGDEEVRVRLTTVDEAKTSIEQVLRIPVENRSNYLVPLADIVTVEPVMSPSSIARHDLKRTSRIYAGLSPGSQWTPLDAAGVLEKEVFPKILSKYPTTLLTFAGEIQDTRESQSDFRNAVILALLLIYFILAILFGSLIKPVIIMLVIPFGLVGIILAFYLHGKMLFGFYAAVGALGLAGVVINDSIIMMVKLDKDFDPKQSPETVNPQIAEIAKTRLRAVLLTTITTVVGMFPTAYGLAGYDAMLAEMMLALTWGMIFGTLITLLLMPCVYRVGHDFGLTQSKSREGVLSA; from the coding sequence ATGTGTGAAAAACTGATCGCGTATTTTGCCGAACGGCATCTGCTGACCAATCTCATATTTCTCACGGTTCTTATCGGGGGCGTCTTTGCGTGGCAACAGACCAGCAAAGAAGAGATGCCCGCCATTACCTTCGACCATGTGCATGTATCCGTGCGTTATCCGGGAGCCCCTGCTGAGGATGTGGAGTATTTTGTCACGCGGCCCCTGGAAGAAGAGCTTCGGAATGTGGATGGGGTTTACCGTCTTACCAGCACTTCCAGCGTGGGGCAGTCCAGCATTGATGTGGAGCTGGAAAGGGGAATCCCCAACATAGAGGAAGTCCTTACCGAAATCCGCAGCACGGTGCTCGATGTAAACCTGCCGGATGATATCATCGATGACCCCAATGTGCGGGTGTTCAAGACTGCGAAAAAGGCGATCTTGGACATCGCGCTCATTCACAAAGACGCCCGGCTGCTGGACCTCGAAACCCGCAAGCAACTCCAGGAGTACGCGCTGGCCCTGGAGACCCAACTTTTGAGCCTGCCTCAGGTCAGTGATATCAACCGCAGAGGCTACCTGCAGGAGGAAATCCAGATACGGGCCTATCCGGAACGCCTGGTCCGCTACGACATTCCCTTTAACACGGTTCTGAGGGAGATTCGGGAAAACCACATCCGGCAGCCCGCAGGGTCCCTGGAGGCCCGGGAGGAACCCAAGGTTACGGTTCTTTCAGAGCTGGATAGTCCGGAGAAGTTTAGGGAATTCATCATCCAGGGCGGATTTGAGGGACAAGTAGTCCGGCTTGGGGAAGTCGCAGAAGTGGAATCCGGATTTGAAAAGAATGACTCCATTATCAAGGTGAATGGTCATGAGGCCGTGATCTTGAATGCGGTCAAAAGCACCTCCTCGGGAATCCTGGAGGCTCTGGATGTGGTCGAAGCGGTGGTTGGGAAGTTCCGCGTGCAGAATCTAAAAGATACGCCCATTGAATTGTTTCTTCTGGACGACGAATCCATTGATGTGCGCAACCGGCTTTCTCTCATCAGCCTGAATGGAGGGATCGGTTTCGTGCTCATTTTGGGAATGCTCTTTGTGTTTCTCAATAAGCGTTCCGGTCTTTGGGTGGCCATGGGTATTCCCTTCAGTCTTTGCGCGACCATGATCGGCGGCCATCTGATGGGCTACACCATTAACGGGACCACGCTGGCTGCCGTCATTATTGTGCTGGGGATTGTGGTGGATGATGCCATTGTGGTGGCGGAAAACATCAACCGGCTGCTGCGCCAAGGTGTTGCCGAGGCTAAAGCCGTTGTGGAAGGAACGTCTTTTGTTCTCTTGCCCATTGTCGCCAGCATTTTGACTACTTGCGTGGCCTTTATCCCTCTTTACTTTTTTGAAGGACGATTTGGGGCTTTTATCGAATTCATCCCTCCTGTGATTTTCTTGATGTTGGGGGCGAGTCTTTTTGAATCGCTCTTTATTCTGCCCGCTCACATGCAGCTTCCCATGCCTCTTTTTCTCCGGCGATTCAGCGGATCAACCCGGAGGGAAGCCCCTGAGTCAAGAGAAAAGGTCCACTGGTTTGAGGGAATCGAAGATCTGTATGCAGCCTTTCTCAAGCGGGTGTTGCCGTACAGATTATTTGTCTTCCTGGGATTTGGGCTGCTTCTTGTTTTGGCGAGTGTGGTACTGACTCAAAAAATGAAGTATGAGATGTTTCCCAATGAGGAAACGCGCGATCTGGTTCTTACGGGGGAGACCCGGTCTCAGATGACCCGGTATGAAACTGCGGAGAAAATTCAGGAAATAGAGGATGTGATTGCCCCATATTTAGGGAAGGAAGTCGTGGGGTTCCGGTCTGGAATTGCCCGGAGCCGGCGTGGAGGTTCAGCCGAAGAAAATAAATTCCGGATAACTATCGAGATCGTGCCCAAGGAGAAGCGTCGAAAGTCAGCCAATCAGCTGATTGCGGAGATCGAGCAGAAGGTTAAGGGGCTTGAGGGATACGGGAAGGTGGAGTTTCGGAAGAGCCGCTGGGGCCAGGAGTCCGGAAGTCCGATCGAGATTTTAGTCCAACAGAATAACGATGCTGTCCGCGCGCAGATCCTGGAAACCTTGGTGGAGGAGATGCAGAAGTACTCTGAATTACGCGATGTGGAAATCGACGAGGGTTTGATGATTCCGGAGTATCGAATTCGCCTGAATCGCGAAAAACTCAAGCGCTTGTCCATCAGTCCCTCCGATGTGGCATCCACCTTCAGGGCGGCTTTGGAAGGGAGTGTGCTCTACGAATTCTCCGATGGAGATGAGGAAGTCCGTGTCCGGCTGACTACGGTGGATGAGGCCAAGACGAGCATTGAGCAAGTCCTCAGGATCCCGGTGGAAAATCGCAGCAACTATCTGGTTCCTCTGGCAGATATCGTGACTGTGGAGCCCGTGATGTCGCCTAGTTCCATCGCGCGGCATGATTTAAAACGAACCTCGCGCATTTATGCCGGATTGAGTCCCGGCAGTCAGTGGACTCCTTTGGATGCGGCCGGAGTTCTTGAGAAGGAAGTCTTTCCGAAGATTCTTTCCAAATACCCAACCACGCTTTTGACCTTTGCCGGAGAGATTCAGGATACCCGGGAATCCCAGAGCGACTTTCGCAATGCGGTGATTCTGGCGCTTCTTCTGATCTACTTTATTTTGGCGATCCTCTTTGGATCCTTGATCAAACCCGTGATCATTATGCTGGTCATTCCTTTCGGCCTTGTGGGGATTATTTTAGCCTTCTATCTGCACGGCAAAATGTTGTTCGGTTTTTATGCGGCCGTGGGTGCTTTGGGATTAGCCGGAGTGGTTATCAACGATTCGATTATCATGATGGTCAAATTGGATAAGGACTTTGATCCCAAACAGTCCCCTGAAACTGTGAACCCTCAGATTGCCGAGATCGCCAAGACGCGTTTACGGGCCGTATTGCTGACCACCATCACCACCGTAGTCGGTATGTTCCCCACGGCCTATGGTTTGGCCGGCTACGATGCCATGCTGGCCGAGATGATGTTGGCCCTGACCTGGGGCATGATTTTTGGGACTCTAATCACCTTGCTGCTCATGCCTTGTGTGTATCGCGTGGGGCATGATTTCGGGCTTACGCAGTCCAAATCCCGGGAGGGGGTTCTGAGTGCTTAA
- a CDS encoding periplasmic heavy metal sensor, with protein MRNLRLQRLAILIVVFLLGLSLGWVGGKNQSMSHKKWHDPQQRLEHFSRALNLNEQQATQLQTILNSKREQFRGLREQMKPQMEALREKTNVEILSMLNPEQQEKYKALEAARQDHQARRGNRHQRMEWESK; from the coding sequence ATGAGAAACTTACGCCTGCAACGTTTGGCAATCTTGATTGTTGTATTTTTGTTGGGTTTGAGCCTGGGTTGGGTTGGGGGGAAGAACCAATCCATGAGCCACAAGAAGTGGCATGATCCTCAACAGAGGCTTGAGCATTTCAGCAGGGCGCTTAATTTGAATGAACAGCAGGCAACGCAGCTCCAAACCATCTTGAATTCAAAGCGGGAGCAGTTCCGCGGTCTCCGGGAGCAAATGAAACCGCAGATGGAGGCCTTGCGCGAGAAGACCAACGTGGAGATTCTGAGTATGCTCAATCCGGAACAGCAGGAGAAATATAAAGCGCTGGAGGCTGCCCGGCAGGATCATCAGGCTCGACGCGGGAATAGACATCAGCGCATGGAGTGGGAATCCAAATAG
- a CDS encoding TolC family protein, protein MLKRCQWIPILSLGILLLLGTSQGRSQTRDTVSPQKLSLQQFLTKATQEDTEFERILIEELALKYQKALRLPARDLVLSVKGQYAFYLNQGREEPDVSMGLSKLFPHTGTEISVDYSASPRFTNTDSSSSVGLTLSQPIAENAFGRSTRLLDKIVGLEVEVARHQIVEAYEDYMATLIEAYLVWDEAYENVEIGESSYRENLKLLDNIKERQGSSIAKEIDVNKITLQVMAKREKLLELQNTYRRAENVILTAMRAPDDAEYVPNLPDPFAGPENDFIQDYTEFRNQSRTYQVLDLLEQKSGLEVAREADDLLPSINLLLSYELQGEEFQVVREDSVLFAGFSVEWPFPDQVDGAEHELSKIERRRTELDVENTHFRLYTQIRNLRLEIDRERELAAIANEKIALSRSVLEDESENYTYGKVTLNDYIQAVNGLDTNRFNLVLHQVRLQELILEWQRLTDRLVSPEQIQEKHSQ, encoded by the coding sequence GTGCTTAAGCGCTGCCAATGGATCCCGATTCTGAGTCTTGGAATTCTCCTTCTATTGGGAACAAGTCAGGGACGTTCTCAAACCCGGGACACAGTCTCCCCACAAAAACTCAGCCTGCAGCAATTCCTGACAAAGGCGACGCAGGAGGACACGGAATTCGAGCGTATCCTCATTGAGGAGCTCGCCCTCAAGTATCAAAAGGCCCTCCGGCTGCCGGCCCGGGATTTGGTGCTCTCCGTCAAAGGGCAGTACGCCTTTTACCTGAATCAAGGAAGGGAAGAGCCCGATGTGTCCATGGGCCTGAGCAAGCTTTTTCCGCATACAGGGACGGAGATCAGCGTGGATTATTCCGCGAGCCCCAGATTCACCAACACGGATAGCAGTTCGTCGGTTGGGCTGACCCTCTCTCAGCCGATTGCCGAAAACGCCTTTGGCAGGTCCACCCGGCTCCTGGATAAGATCGTGGGGCTTGAAGTCGAGGTGGCGCGCCACCAGATCGTGGAAGCCTATGAAGATTACATGGCCACGCTGATTGAGGCCTACCTGGTTTGGGATGAGGCCTATGAGAATGTCGAGATCGGGGAGTCTTCTTACCGCGAAAATCTCAAGCTTTTGGACAATATCAAGGAGCGCCAAGGCAGCAGCATTGCCAAGGAAATCGACGTCAACAAGATCACGCTGCAGGTTATGGCGAAACGGGAAAAACTCTTGGAATTGCAAAACACTTACCGGCGCGCGGAAAATGTGATTTTGACTGCGATGCGCGCCCCGGATGACGCGGAATACGTTCCAAACTTGCCTGATCCCTTTGCGGGCCCGGAGAATGATTTTATCCAGGACTATACGGAGTTCCGGAATCAGAGCCGGACCTACCAGGTGCTGGACTTGCTGGAGCAAAAAAGCGGTCTGGAAGTGGCTCGCGAAGCGGACGATTTGCTGCCCTCCATTAACCTCCTGCTGAGTTATGAACTGCAGGGAGAAGAATTCCAAGTCGTGCGGGAGGACAGCGTGCTATTCGCAGGCTTCAGTGTGGAGTGGCCGTTTCCGGACCAGGTGGACGGCGCAGAGCATGAGCTCAGCAAGATTGAGCGGCGGCGCACAGAACTCGACGTGGAAAATACGCATTTCCGGCTGTACACCCAGATCCGGAATCTGCGCTTGGAGATTGACCGCGAACGGGAACTGGCTGCGATCGCCAACGAAAAGATCGCGCTTTCCCGATCTGTCTTGGAGGATGAATCCGAGAACTACACCTACGGAAAGGTCACCCTCAACGACTATATCCAAGCCGTCAATGGTCTGGACACCAACCGCTTTAATCTTGTGCTGCACCAGGTGCGCTTGCAAGAGCTCATTTTGGAATGGCAGCGCTTGACCGACCGTCTGGTTTCTCCCGAACAGATCCAGGAAAAGCATTCCCAATAG